Proteins encoded in a region of the Waddliaceae bacterium genome:
- the ssb gene encoding single-stranded DNA-binding protein, translated as MNILQIAGRLGADPESRFTSSGQKVTTLRVACNVRKGGNEDTMWWRVTIWGDRFDKLVSYLKKGSAIIVTGTMQKPDVYQDRNGDWKPSLDMTAEMISFSPFGRSDKSDENADTASKDASVEETKGNDEQAAAPAATDDNLPF; from the coding sequence ATGAATATACTACAAATAGCAGGGCGTCTTGGTGCCGATCCAGAATCACGCTTTACATCTTCAGGACAGAAAGTCACAACATTGCGCGTAGCATGCAACGTCCGTAAAGGCGGTAACGAAGATACTATGTGGTGGAGAGTGACAATATGGGGAGATCGCTTCGATAAACTAGTGTCATATCTTAAAAAAGGTAGCGCTATTATCGTTACAGGTACTATGCAAAAACCCGACGTCTATCAAGATCGTAACGGCGACTGGAAACCTTCTCTCGATATGACAGCAGAAATGATATCGTTCAGCCCATTCGGACGTAGTGATAAAAGTGACGAAAATGCCGATACCGCTTCTAAAGACGCTTCAGTAGAAGAAACAAAAGGTAATGATGAGCAGGCCGCTGCACCAGCAGCTACTGACGATAACCTTCCGTTCTAA